Genomic window (Phycisphaeraceae bacterium):
CTCCGCCCCACTCGGGCTACCTGTGATGAACTCGTTCCTGGCGTTTGCAGACTCTTCCAAGCGTCTCGAATCCCGGCACCGCGACTTCCTTGGCCGCCTGCTCCTGCAGTCCCGTCGCGCGAACAGCTTCCTCGAGAGCTCGCCAACAAATCTCGAGGACATGCTCTCCTTTGCAGAGATGGCCGATCGTCTGGGCTTGGCGGATCCGCTTCCCGATGGCGAGTCTCAATCGGATTGTCTTCGCCATATCATCCGCCGGGTTTACACCACAGTGCCCGACGTCGACGACTTTTGGAACCAACTTCCGACCTTCGATTCGCTACTCGGAAGTTCCATCCGCGACTTCCAAGGACAGCTACAGATCGTCACGACAAACTACGACATCAACGCCGAGTGCATTCTCCAACGTGCCGGCAGAGGCATCGACCTTGGATTCGCGTTTGAGCGCCCCCTTCTCGAAAACCGTGCTGCGGCCGGGTTCTGTGGGGGACAAGGGACCAAGCTGTTCAAGCTCCACGGGTCAGTCAATTGGTGGCTCGATGGAGAATCCGGGAGCGTCGTCGTTGAGGATCGCATCATCCGAGTGCACGGCCAAGAGCGCTTTGACGCGCAGCTTCCGCGAATCTGTTCTGACTTCGTTCCGCCATCTCCGCCGCTCATCATCCCGCCGTCGTTCCTCAAGCCTGATCTCGCTCCAATCATCAAGGGCGTTTGGAAGGGCGCCGCCACCGCCCTGGCATCCGCGCATGACATTGTCTTTGTAGGGTACTCATTCCCGGAATCTGATCGTGAGATGATGTACTTCCTTGCAACGGCTTTCACCAACAACGCGTTGCTTCGCTCAATCCACATCGTCGATCCGAACGCCGACCGCATCGTTACACGGCTTCGATCCGAGCAGAGCAAGGCGGGTAGCCACTTCAAAGCGCTTCTTCACGCGCACACCGGCTCGTGGACAGACACGAATCTCGAATGGGCTTGGACT
Coding sequences:
- a CDS encoding SIR2 family protein, with the protein product MPRNVVLFLGAGFSAPLGLPVMNSFLAFADSSKRLESRHRDFLGRLLLQSRRANSFLESSPTNLEDMLSFAEMADRLGLADPLPDGESQSDCLRHIIRRVYTTVPDVDDFWNQLPTFDSLLGSSIRDFQGQLQIVTTNYDINAECILQRAGRGIDLGFAFERPLLENRAAAGFCGGQGTKLFKLHGSVNWWLDGESGSVVVEDRIIRVHGQERFDAQLPRICSDFVPPSPPLIIPPSFLKPDLAPIIKGVWKGAATALASAHDIVFVGYSFPESDREMMYFLATAFTNNALLRSIHIVDPNADRIVTRLRSEQSKAGSHFKALLHAHTGSWTDTNLEWAWTA